A single region of the Xiphias gladius isolate SHS-SW01 ecotype Sanya breed wild chromosome 17, ASM1685928v1, whole genome shotgun sequence genome encodes:
- the LOC120802968 gene encoding palmitoyltransferase ZDHHC23-A-like, protein MKSEKLKPPEPDDPMCCCECDIYQYGCCCDCEDVDEAFNRWLKDKPPKSGCPSPVLGAMIDNLEISMIPALVLLPLLLRVAALHYLLGIIILTALPGLFLWYYYATHRKKRRTLFFLTMALYSLAYMYYLFITEILPLGDVSQLQVCTVTTGMILTIGALIHTKRGPGFVTASLLEAHSQSQEANRDSTHLNGSMQSAASSSTGTAAELHTTKEAPAAKWSRCRVCKTVRPPRAGHCRTCGSCVQRLDHHCIWINSCVGHANHRSFLLTLSVFVLTSLYGIRLVLGSLCPRQYAMTALFYCPGVYSQSSTALCFTCAWYSSIVAVGLLYLLVVQVLNVSFNVTEREAQLALRNKTGQSRLWGLVIDTGEYSRGFYQNWVEFLTMTDALVSPPSSLTDLV, encoded by the exons ATGAAATCGGAAAAGTTAAAGCCTCCGGAGCCTGATGATCCCATGTGTTGCTGTGAGTGTGACATCTACCAGTACGGATGTTGCTGTGACTGTGAAGATGTGGATGAAGCCTTTAACAG GTGGCTGAAAGACAAACCCCCTAAGAGCGGATGTCCATCTCCTGTTCTTGGGGCCATGATTGACAACCTGGAGATCTCCATGATCCCGGCCCTGGTGCTGCTACCTCTCCTGCTCAGAGTTGCAGCGCTGCACTACCTGCTGGGCATCATCATCCTGACAGCCCTGCCCGGCCTGTTCCTCTGGTACTACTACGCCACGCACCGAAAGAAGAGACGcaccctcttcttcctcactaTGGCGCTCTACTCTCTGGCCTATATGTATTACCTCTTCATCACAGAGATTTTACCGCTTGGGGACGTCAGCCAGCTGCAGGTGTGCACTGTGACCACCGGGATGATTCTCACGATCGGCGCTCTTATTCACACCAAGAGGGGCCCAGGATTTGTGACCGCTTCCCTACTTGAagcacacagccagagtcaggAGGCTAACAGGGACTCTACACACCTTAACGGATCGATGCAATCAGCAGCCTCTTCCTCAACAGGGACTGCAGCAGAGTTGCACACAACAAAAGAGGCCCCGGCAGCAAAATGGAGCAGGTGTCGTGTGTGCAAAACAGTGCGGCCCCCGCGGGCTGGACACTGTCGAACATGTGGGTCCTGTGTCCAGCGTCTGGACCACCACTGTATATG GATAAACAGCTGTGTTGGACATGCAAACCACCGCAGTTTCCTGCTGACCCTCTCTGTGTTCGTGTTGACCTCTCTGTATGGGATCAGGTTGGTGCTTGGCAGCCTCTGTCCTCGGCAGTATGCAATGACGGCTCTCTTCTACTGCCCCGGCGTCTACAGTCAGTCTAG CACAGCACTTTGCTTCACCTGTGCTTGGTACAGCAGCATTGTCGCCGTCGGACTGCTTTACCTGTTAGTGGTACAAGTTCTTAATGTCAGCTTCAACGTGACGGAGCGGGAGGCTCAGCTGGCTCTGAGGAACAAAACGGGCCAGAGCCGCCTGTGGGGACTCGTCATCGACACGGGAGAGTATTCACGTGGCTTTTATCAGAACTGGGTTGAGTTCCTCACCATGACAGACGCCTTGGTTTCTCCTCCCTCCAGCCTCACTGACTTGGTCTAG